Proteins encoded together in one Candidatus Lariskella endosymbiont of Epinotia ramella window:
- the ruvB gene encoding Holliday junction branch migration DNA helicase RuvB, which yields MSEHIRDLEQQANDSENENVIRPSLLRDFIGQEKLKQNLHIFISAAKSRGEALDHVLFYGPPGLGKTTLSQIIAQELNVGIKVTSGPMLSKTGELAAILTNLEHNDVLFIDEIHRLNPSVEELLYPAMEDYCIDLVIGSGPAARSVKINLPKFTLVGATTRLGLLTNPLRDRFGIPVKLDFYDAGELLKIILRGAKIFEVQIEKEAAEEIARCSRGTPRIAIRILKRIRDFAQYQNKAVVNSDIVKNALNMLGIDVLGLDALDYKYIRYIADYYGGGPVGIETIVAGLSEDRDTIEDAIEPYLMQIGFINRTTRGRVITAKCMEYFGIKNVG from the coding sequence ATGTCTGAACATATAAGGGACTTAGAGCAACAAGCAAATGATTCTGAAAATGAGAATGTAATTAGACCAAGTCTGCTGAGGGATTTTATAGGTCAAGAAAAGTTAAAGCAAAATTTGCATATCTTTATTTCAGCTGCAAAATCGAGAGGAGAAGCCTTGGATCATGTATTATTTTATGGTCCTCCAGGCCTTGGCAAAACAACTTTGTCGCAAATTATTGCTCAGGAATTAAATGTTGGTATTAAGGTTACATCTGGGCCTATGTTAAGCAAAACTGGAGAGTTAGCTGCAATTCTTACTAATCTTGAACATAATGATGTATTATTTATAGACGAAATACATAGGCTGAATCCATCAGTTGAGGAGCTTTTATATCCTGCTATGGAGGATTATTGTATAGATTTAGTCATAGGCTCTGGCCCGGCTGCGAGATCTGTGAAGATAAATTTGCCAAAGTTTACATTGGTTGGTGCAACTACAAGACTAGGTCTTTTAACGAATCCACTGCGTGATAGATTTGGTATTCCTGTCAAACTAGATTTCTATGATGCAGGTGAGCTATTAAAGATTATTTTAAGAGGAGCGAAAATATTTGAAGTGCAGATTGAAAAAGAGGCTGCAGAAGAAATAGCTAGATGCTCTAGGGGAACACCTAGGATAGCAATTAGGATTCTTAAACGGATTAGGGACTTTGCACAATATCAAAACAAAGCAGTAGTCAATTCAGACATAGTAAAAAATGCTCTGAATATGCTTGGTATTGATGTTTTGGGTCTTGATGCTTTAGATTATAAATATATCAGATATATAGCAGATTATTATGGTGGTGGACCTGTTGGAATAGAAACAATTGTTGCTGGGCTATCTGAAGATCGTGATACTATAGAGGATGCAATTGAGCCATATCTAATGCAGATAGGATTTATTAATCGTACTACAAGAGGAAGGGTTATAACTGCAAAATGTATGGAATATTTTGGTATAAAGAACGTAGGATGA
- a CDS encoding ankyrin repeat domain-containing protein, whose product MKGVSNINYQTLRLVAQENPDQLKNFIKEYRSRVEKFLLKKDNHGNTALHFAAYNRDSLQILTNEFREKVKDLIAIKNNNGDNVLYFAAQFNKDSFKFLLDEFPDVAKSLLGEQNKYGMTALHYTAAYNKDSLQILIDRFQEEVKALLPLTEAHGYTALHIAAQCNKDSLKLLIDTFPEEAFKMKDQNGAKIFHHAAQLNPASLEILIDKFQEDILDIADENGETVSYQAMQLNLDSLRLLMNRFPKQMLTARDSYGDTVLNYATRHNVHALKSLILKFSLEIKNLLEEKKNEQDAQTMLRYAVMYNTDSLKLLINTFPNKIRDLLSVKEKDGNTAVHHAALDSNSLKLLTAKFPLDVANLLEEQNNYGETVLHFAVQNSESLKFLLEQFEIMRAFLEIRDEDGYTALHHAAQLNKDSLNLLIDQFKEDIFEVKDSRGHTVLHHAARFNPDALKLLIDKFPEKVEKLLEMPNDYDDTVLRFAIPNPESLHILIDKFKEQVERMLEIQNHSDAIALHFASNFPDSLKLLISAFSKKIESLLELENHYGETALHFATHTPESLKLLISIFPKQVETMLEWQNGDGDTVVHLAAKIPNSLQLLVEKFPLTVDSLLKVKNRDGDTVLHFAVQFQESLHLLMDEFSSTVENLLKAQNKDNDTVLHFAVQFSPSLLLLIEQFKSTIDDLLHEQNKYGNTPLHVAVQVPNSLKCLLDEFKRVVQIMLDIQPNISGDTILHSSIKAPDSLKFLISDFPKEVERFLDMQNNHGKTPLHLATLEPNSLRLLITRFPKKVESLLWKEDNNGETVLHWAAQNEESLAMLIENFKVSNGLLEFRDKNGYTAFHHATQISSKSLEILIEQHQGKILQLKDKYGDTILHHAVQFNDNSLILLMNKFPEQVLEVRARNGETVAHYAALRNTKALELLIERFKESILNTTDHRRNTPLHLAAEYNKDSLKLLIENFPEKVQLLLKSKNNSGETVLDLAEMNRGSKKIMKNFLKSLGMKIYGAESGISIPEIPAALSYYYQDHVAFLLKLRLEDAKPGALDSVDVLEASYILQENNSDDVAAKLSSFILASAKETILMPFNIGGSHLVGIAARKHGDKVVLHYMDSELNPLPESLFAKVRAELESNGYTTAIRRAKVEKQKYSNCGPEVIENLTAFASGKARTSQEKAIPKHSTLFEEYLLKDSSNGKSANDSRTHDISAHESTGDSRTHDISAHESTCDGSIQLIV is encoded by the coding sequence ATGAAAGGCGTCAGTAACATTAATTACCAAACATTACGTCTCGTCGCTCAAGAAAATCCAGATCAACTAAAAAATTTCATAAAAGAATATCGAAGTAGAGTGGAGAAATTTCTGCTCAAAAAAGATAATCATGGAAATACAGCACTGCACTTCGCCGCTTATAACAGAGACTCGCTGCAAATATTAACAAATGAATTCAGAGAAAAAGTTAAAGACTTAATTGCTATAAAGAATAATAATGGCGATAATGTGCTATATTTTGCAGCACAATTTAACAAAGATTCGTTTAAATTTCTGTTAGATGAATTTCCAGATGTAGCAAAGAGCTTATTAGGTGAGCAAAATAAATATGGAATGACAGCGCTGCATTACACTGCAGCATACAACAAAGATTCTCTGCAAATATTAATAGATAGATTTCAAGAAGAAGTTAAAGCACTACTTCCACTCACAGAGGCACATGGCTATACAGCACTACACATAGCCGCGCAATGTAACAAAGATTCTCTGAAACTTCTCATAGATACGTTTCCAGAGGAAGCGTTTAAGATGAAAGATCAAAATGGCGCTAAAATATTTCATCATGCGGCACAGCTCAATCCAGCATCATTGGAGATTCTAATAGACAAGTTTCAAGAAGATATACTTGATATTGCTGATGAAAATGGCGAAACAGTTTCATATCAAGCGATGCAGCTGAACCTGGATTCACTGAGGCTTCTTATGAATAGATTTCCAAAGCAAATGCTTACAGCAAGAGATAGTTACGGTGATACAGTGCTAAACTATGCAACGCGGCATAATGTCCATGCATTAAAAAGCCTGATACTAAAATTTTCACTAGAAATTAAAAACTTATTAGAGGAGAAGAAGAATGAGCAAGATGCTCAAACAATGCTGCGATATGCAGTAATGTACAATACAGATTCGCTAAAACTTTTAATCAATACATTTCCAAACAAAATTAGAGATCTACTCAGCGTCAAAGAAAAAGATGGCAATACAGCAGTACACCATGCGGCTTTAGATAGCAATTCGCTAAAATTATTAACAGCAAAATTTCCACTTGATGTAGCAAACTTGCTAGAAGAGCAAAATAACTATGGTGAAACCGTATTACACTTTGCCGTTCAAAACTCAGAATCATTAAAATTTCTGCTGGAACAATTTGAAATAATGCGAGCTTTTTTAGAAATCAGAGATGAAGATGGCTATACAGCTTTGCACCATGCAGCTCAACTTAACAAAGATTCGCTAAATCTCCTGATAGATCAGTTTAAGGAAGATATTTTTGAAGTAAAAGATAGCCGTGGCCACACAGTGTTGCATCATGCCGCGCGTTTCAATCCAGACGCGCTCAAGCTGCTAATAGACAAATTTCCAGAAAAAGTAGAGAAATTGCTAGAGATGCCAAATGATTATGATGACACAGTGCTACGCTTTGCAATTCCCAATCCAGAATCATTACATATTTTGATAGATAAGTTCAAAGAACAAGTAGAAAGAATGCTTGAAATACAGAATCATTCTGATGCAATAGCCTTGCACTTTGCTTCTAACTTTCCAGATTCACTGAAACTTTTGATAAGTGCATTTTCAAAAAAAATAGAAAGCTTGCTGGAACTAGAAAATCACTATGGTGAAACAGCACTTCACTTCGCAACTCACACTCCAGAATCGCTGAAACTTTTGATAAGTATATTTCCAAAACAAGTGGAAACTATGCTGGAGTGGCAAAATGGCGATGGCGACACTGTGGTACACTTGGCTGCAAAAATTCCAAATTCACTGCAGCTTTTAGTAGAAAAGTTTCCGCTTACAGTAGATAGCTTGCTGAAAGTGAAAAACAGAGATGGCGATACTGTACTACATTTTGCTGTTCAGTTTCAAGAATCTCTACACCTCTTGATGGATGAATTTTCAAGCACTGTAGAGAATCTGCTAAAAGCACAAAATAAAGATAATGATACTGTACTGCACTTTGCTGTTCAGTTTTCACCCTCTCTGCTGCTATTGATAGAGCAATTTAAAAGCACAATAGATGATCTGTTACATGAACAAAATAAATACGGAAATACTCCACTACACGTTGCCGTTCAGGTTCCAAACTCACTGAAATGTTTATTAGATGAATTTAAGAGAGTAGTGCAAATTATGCTAGATATTCAGCCAAATATTTCTGGTGACACTATACTGCATTCTTCTATCAAAGCTCCGGACTCATTAAAATTCTTGATAAGTGACTTTCCAAAAGAAGTCGAAAGATTTTTAGATATGCAAAATAACCACGGTAAAACTCCGTTGCACTTGGCAACTCTTGAGCCAAATTCGCTAAGGCTTCTGATAACCCGCTTTCCAAAGAAAGTGGAAAGCTTGCTTTGGAAAGAAGATAACAATGGCGAAACTGTTCTGCATTGGGCAGCACAGAATGAAGAGTCACTGGCGATGCTAATAGAGAACTTTAAAGTAAGTAATGGATTATTAGAATTTAGAGATAAAAATGGCTACACAGCTTTCCACCATGCCACTCAAATCTCCAGCAAATCACTTGAGATCTTAATAGAGCAGCACCAAGGAAAAATCTTGCAATTGAAGGATAAATATGGCGATACAATATTACATCACGCCGTTCAATTTAACGATAATTCACTAATACTCTTGATGAATAAATTTCCAGAACAAGTGCTGGAAGTTAGAGCGCGAAATGGCGAGACTGTGGCGCATTATGCCGCTCTACGTAACACAAAAGCATTGGAACTGCTGATTGAAAGATTTAAAGAAAGCATACTGAATACAACTGATCATCGTCGCAATACTCCTCTACATTTAGCGGCAGAATATAACAAAGACTCACTCAAACTTTTAATAGAGAATTTTCCAGAAAAAGTTCAATTATTATTAAAAAGCAAAAATAATTCTGGCGAAACTGTGCTGGATTTAGCTGAGATGAATCGAGGTTCTAAGAAGATAATGAAAAATTTTCTGAAGAGTTTAGGGATGAAAATATACGGCGCAGAAAGCGGAATTTCCATCCCAGAGATTCCTGCAGCGCTTTCTTATTATTACCAAGATCATGTAGCTTTTTTGCTAAAACTGCGGCTTGAGGATGCAAAGCCAGGTGCACTAGACTCAGTTGATGTGCTTGAGGCAAGTTATATTCTTCAAGAAAATAATAGCGATGATGTTGCTGCGAAACTCTCATCATTTATCTTAGCTTCTGCCAAAGAGACAATACTAATGCCATTTAACATAGGTGGAAGCCATTTAGTTGGAATTGCAGCTAGAAAACATGGCGATAAAGTTGTGCTCCACTACATGGATTCTGAATTGAATCCGCTGCCAGAATCGCTTTTTGCAAAAGTTAGAGCAGAGCTAGAATCTAATGGTTATACTACTGCCATTAGAAGAGCGAAAGTAGAAAAACAAAAATACAGCAACTGCGGCCCTGAAGTTATAGAAAATTTAACTGCATTTGCAAGCGGAAAGGCTCGCACTTCACAAGAAAAAGCAATACCAAAACATTCCACTCTATTTGAAGAGTATTTGCTGAAAGATTCTAGCAATGGGAAAAGCGCAAATGATAGTAGAACACATGATATTAGCGCACACGAAAGCACAGGCGATAGTAGAACACATGATATTAGCGCACATGAAAGCACATGCGATGGGTCTATCCAATTGATTGTGTAA
- a CDS encoding IS256 family transposase, with the protein MKTEKNKKINEAIDLLIEGGADLKTVLKQDGLIKELTKSILERALQAEMSEHLGYNKYDRSETENCRNGHYNKNLITENGSIELNIPRDREGKFAPVIVSKNQTRIDGLDQKIISLYAKGMSLSDIKIQLQELYGAEVSESLISRVTDDVIDEVRIWQSRPLEPLYPIVYFDCLIVKVRQDKQIINKSVYVALGIDLQGRKDILGLWISENEGSKFWLSNFTELKNRGLKDILIACSDNLTGMSEAICASYPKTEHQLCIVHQIRNSLKYVSYKDRKLLASDLKLIYSSATEDEARLALESFDKKWSKRYPHISKSWYNNWENLVIFLQYPESIRKIIYTTNAIESLNSQLRKVTRNKRVFPNDDSVFKVLYLTIDYITKKWTMPISKWNEAMAHFIIKFDGRF; encoded by the coding sequence ATGAAGACAGAAAAGAATAAGAAAATAAATGAAGCGATAGATTTACTGATAGAAGGAGGAGCGGATTTAAAGACAGTACTGAAGCAGGATGGATTGATTAAGGAATTAACGAAGAGTATTTTGGAGAGAGCCTTGCAGGCAGAAATGTCTGAACACTTAGGTTATAACAAATATGATAGGTCTGAAACTGAGAATTGCAGGAATGGTCATTATAATAAGAATTTGATTACTGAGAATGGCAGTATCGAGTTAAATATTCCGCGAGATAGAGAAGGTAAATTTGCACCTGTAATTGTCTCCAAGAATCAAACAAGAATAGATGGTTTAGATCAAAAGATAATATCTCTGTATGCCAAGGGGATGAGTTTGTCTGATATCAAGATCCAATTACAAGAATTATATGGAGCAGAAGTTAGTGAGAGTTTAATTAGTAGGGTTACAGATGATGTAATTGATGAGGTTAGAATTTGGCAGAGTAGACCTCTTGAACCATTATATCCTATAGTATATTTTGATTGTTTAATAGTTAAGGTAAGGCAAGATAAACAGATAATTAATAAATCAGTATATGTTGCGCTGGGTATAGATTTACAGGGCCGAAAAGATATTTTAGGATTATGGATAAGTGAGAATGAAGGATCTAAATTCTGGCTTAGTAATTTTACTGAATTGAAGAATCGAGGATTAAAAGATATATTAATTGCCTGTAGTGATAACCTGACTGGTATGTCTGAAGCTATATGCGCAAGTTATCCCAAAACTGAGCATCAGCTTTGTATAGTACATCAAATTAGAAATAGCCTGAAGTATGTATCATATAAAGACAGAAAATTATTGGCATCAGATTTAAAGCTTATTTATAGCTCTGCTACTGAAGATGAAGCGCGTCTTGCTCTAGAATCTTTTGATAAGAAATGGAGTAAACGATATCCACATATATCAAAATCCTGGTATAATAATTGGGAGAATCTGGTAATATTTTTGCAATATCCAGAGAGTATCCGTAAGATAATTTACACTACAAATGCTATAGAATCGCTGAATAGTCAGTTGAGAAAAGTTACAAGAAATAAGCGTGTTTTCCCAAATGATGATTCGGTATTCAAGGTTTTATACCTAACGATTGATTATATTACCAAAAAATGGACCATGCCTATCTCTAAATGGAATGAAGCTATGGCTCATTTTATAATCAAATTTGATGGGAGATTTTAA
- a CDS encoding divergent polysaccharide deacetylase family protein has protein sequence MKRVFYAVALIICLLGLGFIALRDISNDNDSVVDSNTTSAVMSEKGDIAVEDESTSTSQTDNVAQDRKMYIAIIIDDIGINKSTFENIIKLPNSVTLGFSPYPDDVTELIARAVDLGFEAIIKIPMQTKSYPMEDLGPYTLLDDLSDYENDSRVQIVFSRSDDIVGVYTNPGEIITDYIDNVRHILKSFAILLDASKNPLVFLYSDEYDKKPITRAAAELNIMENICLIDIALDNGGSSEDILEKIADLEMIAKSRGVAVGIIRPYQANIEILQKWMETLKEKQIEIKPLTLFMKERSKIASGN, from the coding sequence ATGAAAAGAGTTTTTTATGCGGTGGCTCTAATAATTTGTTTATTGGGGCTCGGGTTTATAGCACTACGCGACATTTCTAATGATAATGATAGTGTTGTTGATAGTAATACTACATCTGCTGTTATGAGTGAAAAGGGTGATATAGCAGTAGAAGATGAATCTACTTCTACATCACAAACAGATAATGTTGCTCAGGATAGAAAGATGTATATTGCAATCATTATAGATGACATAGGTATAAATAAATCTACATTTGAGAATATAATTAAACTACCTAATTCTGTTACTTTAGGATTTTCACCTTATCCAGATGATGTGACAGAGTTAATTGCAAGAGCAGTAGATCTAGGTTTTGAAGCAATCATAAAAATTCCAATGCAGACTAAATCTTATCCAATGGAGGATCTTGGTCCTTATACTTTGCTTGATGATTTAAGTGATTATGAAAACGACTCTAGAGTACAGATAGTTTTTTCTCGCTCTGACGATATAGTTGGTGTGTATACTAACCCTGGTGAGATTATTACAGATTATATAGATAATGTTCGTCACATACTGAAAAGTTTTGCTATATTGCTTGATGCCTCGAAAAATCCATTAGTGTTTTTGTATTCTGATGAATATGATAAAAAGCCTATTACTAGAGCTGCTGCTGAATTAAATATTATGGAAAATATATGTTTGATAGATATTGCGCTCGATAATGGAGGTAGTAGTGAAGATATATTAGAAAAAATTGCAGATCTTGAGATGATTGCCAAATCAAGAGGAGTTGCAGTTGGTATAATACGTCCATATCAAGCTAATATAGAGATTCTTCAAAAGTGGATGGAAACGCTGAAAGAAAAACAGATTGAGATTAAACCGCTTACATTATTCATGAAAGAGAGGTCCAAGATTGCAAGTGGGAACTAA
- a CDS encoding LysM peptidoglycan-binding domain-containing M23 family metallopeptidase, with the protein MRNIIVLLGLLALCTSCTSNKEKPLIENKQELYYGRSGVVKFVTVEQDYSLKQFAEVQGVPVSEIARANGLRTDAYLYAGQVVRVPMFSTHLEGEVVFIPDSSDKEPEYVEEVRSLMGEQDDVGLEKSGVSAGSALENDSRMTKGDKGGIADSRAAVNADSKNVATKGSASTQTKSGFKYSTPLNSDEFIWPLHGRVVSRYSQVAGKSNEGINIAAPAGTKVLAIAGGEVIYVGREPKVYGNLIVIKHDGGYLSAYAHNEKILVKKGAFVKQGQSIALVGATGSVKSPQLHFSMRKGKKTLNPESDTE; encoded by the coding sequence GTGAGAAATATTATAGTTTTACTGGGGTTGCTGGCTTTATGTACTTCTTGTACATCAAATAAAGAGAAGCCTTTGATAGAAAACAAGCAAGAGTTATATTACGGTCGTAGTGGTGTAGTAAAATTTGTCACAGTTGAACAAGATTATTCATTAAAACAGTTTGCTGAAGTACAGGGTGTACCAGTATCTGAGATTGCTAGAGCAAATGGTTTGCGCACAGATGCTTATCTTTATGCCGGGCAGGTTGTAAGGGTCCCAATGTTTAGTACGCATCTTGAGGGAGAAGTCGTTTTTATACCAGATTCAAGTGATAAAGAACCTGAGTATGTGGAAGAAGTAAGGTCTTTAATGGGTGAACAAGATGATGTTGGTTTAGAGAAAAGTGGTGTTAGTGCTGGAAGTGCTTTAGAAAACGATTCTAGAATGACCAAAGGTGATAAAGGCGGTATTGCAGATAGTAGAGCTGCTGTGAATGCAGATTCAAAGAATGTTGCTACAAAAGGTTCCGCTAGTACTCAAACAAAAAGTGGCTTTAAATACTCAACACCTTTAAATTCTGACGAATTTATTTGGCCTCTGCATGGGAGGGTAGTATCGAGGTATAGTCAAGTTGCAGGTAAGAGTAATGAGGGAATAAATATAGCTGCGCCTGCAGGTACTAAAGTTCTTGCGATTGCAGGTGGTGAAGTTATATATGTTGGTAGAGAACCAAAAGTATATGGTAATTTGATTGTCATTAAGCATGATGGCGGTTATCTCTCTGCATATGCGCATAATGAGAAAATTTTAGTAAAGAAAGGTGCATTTGTGAAACAAGGACAGTCAATTGCTCTAGTTGGTGCGACTGGTTCTGTAAAATCACCGCAATTGCATTTTTCAATGCGTAAAGGGAAGAAAACTTTAAATCCTGAATCTGATACTGAATAA
- a CDS encoding IS5 family transposase (programmed frameshift) has translation MKFENIKDEYAEEFRRLTGIKRGTFEVILSILKEAEAILKSQGGKPNKLALEDRLLMTLEYLREYRTYFHISRSYGISESACYRNIRWIEDTLIKDKRFSLPGRKALLKSDSEYELVLIDATETPIERPKKKQKHFYSGKKRRHTLKTQLIVDKRKKEIICTNFSNGKRHDFRLFKESGVHIHPEIKVLTDTGYQGIDKLHYNSELPKKKTKKRPLSRKDKKKNRQLSSERVLNENVIGMIKRFKIIADRYRNRRKRFGLRFNLLAGIYNFEL, from the exons ATGAAGTTTGAAAACATCAAAGATGAATACGCAGAAGAGTTTCGCAGGCTTACTGGCATTAAACGAGGAACGTTTGAAGTTATACTAAGTATATTAAAAGAAGCTGAAGCTATTTTAAAGTCTCAAGGTGGAAAACCCAATAAATTGGCTTTAGAAGATCGATTACTCATGACGCTTGAGTACTTGCGTGAATACAGGACATATTTTCATATTTCCCGCAGTTATGGAATAAGTGAAAGTGCCTGTTATCGTAATATACGTTGGATTGAAGATACTCTAATTAAAGATAAACGATTTTCACTACCTGGACGTAAAGCATTACTAAAAAGCGATTCTGAATACGAACTTGTGTTAATTGATGCTACTGAAACACCGATAGAACGACCTA AAAAAAAACAGAAGCACTTTTATTCGGGAAAAAAGAGGCGACATACTCTAAAAACTCAGCTTATTGTGGATAAAAGGAAAAAAGAAATCATTTGCACTAATTTTTCTAATGGCAAGCGTCATGATTTCAGGTTATTTAAAGAATCCGGAGTTCACATCCACCCTGAGATTAAAGTTCTTACAGATACTGGTTATCAAGGCATTGATAAGTTGCATTATAATTCAGAGTTACCAAAGAAAAAGACAAAAAAGCGACCACTAAGCAGGAAAGATAAAAAGAAAAATCGTCAATTGTCTAGTGAACGTGTTTTAAATGAAAACGTCATAGGCATGATCAAACGATTTAAAATTATCGCTGATCGTTATAGGAACAGAAGAAAACGATTCGGTTTAAGGTTTAATTTACTTGCTGGTATCTATAACTTTGAGCTTTAA
- the odhB gene encoding 2-oxoglutarate dehydrogenase complex dihydrolipoyllysine-residue succinyltransferase → MSDSKNSVQIIVPPLGESVTEATVAKWHKKIGEAVTVDELLVELETEKVALEVSAPNSGVLSEIAIDVGGTVNIGALLGSIDTSVQAIAAPKAIPQVSSDAKTKQDTVIASPAANKIAADNDIDLSSIDGSGRSGRITKGDVIQSQNSPTISVPTVKSAQEDVLVSSAQGGRTETKVVMTRLRKTIAKRLKDSQNTAAILSTFNEIDMFEVIRLRQTYQEKFKEKHSIKLGFMSFFVKAVVIALQESPNMNAEIRGDDIIYKDYYDIGVAVGTEQGLVVPIVRDADKLSFAELETRISELGKKARDGKLSMSDMTGGTFSITNGGIYGSLLSTPIINPPQSGILGMHNIVERPIAMAGQVVIRPMTYVALSYDHRIVDGKEAVTFLVRIKELVEHPERLLLNI, encoded by the coding sequence ATGTCAGATTCTAAAAATAGCGTTCAGATCATAGTCCCTCCACTTGGGGAATCAGTAACAGAAGCTACTGTGGCAAAGTGGCATAAAAAAATTGGTGAAGCTGTCACTGTAGACGAATTATTGGTGGAACTGGAAACAGAAAAAGTTGCGCTTGAGGTAAGCGCTCCAAACTCTGGAGTACTAAGCGAAATTGCAATTGATGTAGGGGGAACAGTAAATATAGGTGCACTTCTTGGTTCTATAGATACTAGTGTGCAAGCTATAGCAGCTCCAAAGGCAATACCCCAAGTTTCTTCAGATGCAAAGACAAAACAGGATACAGTTATAGCATCGCCAGCTGCAAACAAGATTGCAGCAGACAATGACATAGATCTATCATCTATAGATGGCAGCGGCAGGTCCGGCCGTATCACAAAAGGCGATGTCATACAAAGCCAAAATTCTCCTACTATAAGTGTACCTACTGTAAAATCTGCACAAGAGGACGTCCTAGTCAGCTCTGCTCAAGGCGGAAGAACAGAAACAAAAGTAGTGATGACAAGACTTCGCAAGACTATAGCAAAAAGACTGAAAGATTCTCAAAATACTGCAGCTATACTTTCAACATTCAATGAAATTGATATGTTTGAAGTAATCAGATTACGCCAAACATATCAAGAGAAGTTCAAGGAAAAACATTCTATCAAGTTGGGTTTCATGTCGTTTTTTGTCAAGGCTGTAGTAATAGCATTGCAGGAATCTCCAAATATGAACGCCGAGATAAGAGGAGATGATATAATATATAAAGATTATTATGACATTGGAGTTGCAGTTGGTACAGAACAAGGTCTTGTTGTACCTATTGTACGAGATGCTGATAAGCTCTCATTTGCAGAACTAGAAACCAGAATATCAGAGCTTGGGAAGAAAGCTAGAGATGGAAAGTTGAGTATGTCTGATATGACAGGTGGCACTTTCAGCATCACAAACGGTGGTATATATGGCTCGCTTTTATCGACGCCTATAATCAATCCACCACAATCTGGAATACTTGGTATGCATAATATAGTAGAACGCCCAATCGCAATGGCAGGTCAGGTTGTGATACGTCCTATGACTTATGTAGCTCTTTCATATGATCATAGAATAGTAGACGGAAAAGAAGCAGTAACCTTTTTGGTACGCATCAAAGAACTTGTAGAACACCCAGAAAGATTATTACTAAATATATAA
- the rimK gene encoding 30S ribosomal protein S6--L-glutamate ligase, with product MNIILLASNPELYSNKRIMEAARARNHNISFVNIGDCYINVQYGGYSIYHAVTKKELKEVDAVIPRLRPSMTFYGCALTRQFNSLGAFCLNDAVSISNSRDKLRCLQILAGKGINLPVTSFASAPDATQHLIETVGGAPVIIKLLEGTQGRGVVLAETRKAAASVINAFKSVKANILVQEYIKEAGGSDIRCFVIEDKVVAAMQRRSAPDDFRSNLHLGGRAYKVQLTKEEVKIAISASRTLGLKVAGVDIIRSKDGPKVIEVNSSPGLEGVETITGKDIATMMIRCIEKNIYGISSM from the coding sequence TTGAATATAATATTGCTTGCTTCAAATCCAGAATTATACTCAAATAAGCGTATTATGGAGGCTGCGCGTGCTAGAAATCATAATATTTCATTTGTGAATATTGGAGACTGCTATATTAACGTGCAGTATGGTGGTTATTCTATATACCATGCAGTTACTAAAAAGGAGTTAAAGGAAGTTGATGCAGTTATTCCAAGACTGAGACCTTCTATGACATTCTATGGATGTGCTCTCACAAGGCAGTTTAATTCTTTGGGTGCGTTTTGTTTAAATGATGCAGTTTCTATATCAAATTCCAGAGATAAGCTTAGGTGCCTTCAGATTTTAGCTGGTAAAGGTATAAATCTTCCAGTTACTAGTTTTGCAAGTGCTCCTGATGCTACTCAACATTTAATAGAGACTGTTGGTGGTGCTCCTGTTATAATAAAATTGCTGGAAGGAACGCAAGGTAGGGGGGTTGTACTTGCAGAGACTAGAAAGGCTGCAGCTAGTGTTATTAATGCATTCAAAAGTGTAAAAGCTAATATTCTTGTACAAGAGTATATTAAAGAAGCTGGTGGTTCAGATATCAGGTGCTTTGTTATAGAAGATAAGGTTGTAGCTGCAATGCAAAGACGTTCTGCCCCAGATGATTTTAGATCGAATCTTCATTTGGGAGGAAGAGCATATAAAGTACAACTTACAAAAGAAGAGGTGAAGATTGCAATATCTGCTTCAAGAACTTTGGGGTTAAAAGTTGCGGGAGTGGATATTATAAGGTCAAAAGATGGTCCAAAAGTGATAGAGGTGAATTCTTCTCCTGGACTTGAGGGAGTAGAGACAATTACAGGGAAGGATATAGCAACTATGATGATAAGATGCATAGAGAAAAACATATACGGGATATCTTCGATGTAG